A stretch of the Corvus moneduloides isolate bCorMon1 chromosome 8, bCorMon1.pri, whole genome shotgun sequence genome encodes the following:
- the SRGN gene encoding serglycin gives MPAKMQLLIRCNGRIFLAICLILFVGYTAQGAPMQRARYKRMRCRPDAWSANCIEEKGPWFYMPSGGANRILPPMADPSLMKRYQELGDIFPLSDEDSASGSNTMVEAEPASGSGLGDNDSFSEAKLPVFLESLRGTELKEKLSEEDLLL, from the exons ATGCCAGCCAAAATGCAGCTCCTTATCAGATGTAACGGGAGGATTTTCCTGGCTATTTGTTTAATCCTCTTTGTGGGATACACAGCACAAG GTGCTCCGATGCAGAGGGCAAGGTACAAGAGAATGAGGTGCCGGCCTGACGCCTGGTCTGCTAACTGCATTGAAGAGAAGGGGCCCTGGTTTTACATGCCCAGTGGTGGAGCCAACAGGATCCTTCCTCCCATGGCAGACCCGTCCTT GATGAAGAGATACCAGGAGTTGGGTGATATATTCCCTCTCTCGGATGAGGATTCCGCCTCTGGGTCCAATACCATGGTGGAAGCAGAGCCAGCCTCTGGGTCGGGGCTTGGTGACAATGACAGCTTTTCTGAGGCGAAGCTGCCTGTCTTCCTGGAGAGCCTGCGAGGCACtgagctgaaggaaaagctgtCGGAGGAGGATTTGCTCCTGTAG